In one Lolium rigidum isolate FL_2022 chromosome 3, APGP_CSIRO_Lrig_0.1, whole genome shotgun sequence genomic region, the following are encoded:
- the LOC124700407 gene encoding uncharacterized protein LOC124700407 — MAPSASMLFLSYHQLHHGTAATEAEAAPREGATGAGGFRFSFRNVFSSAVLAPPRRDAAPAGAEGKQRGCHAGGDQEAQPAALGSRFEEAVELSCWSS, encoded by the coding sequence ATGGCCCCCAGCGCGTCCATGCTGTTCCTCAGCTACCACCAGCTCCACCACGGCACAGCGGCGACAGAGGCGGAGGCCGCACCGCGCGAGGGTGCGACCGGTGCCGGCGGCTTCCGGTTCAGCTTCCGCAACGTCTTCTCTTCCGCTGTCCTGGCGCCGCCGCGACGGGATGCGGCTCCGGCGGGCGCCGAGGGGAAGCAGAGGGGGTGCCACGCCGGCGGTGATCAGGAGGCCCAGCCCGCGGCGCTGGGAAGCAGGTTCGAGGAGGCCGTGGAGCTCAGCTGCTGGTCGTCCTGA